One genomic window of Candidatus Nitrosopumilus sediminis includes the following:
- a CDS encoding DUF6659 family protein — MNYTKLCSLVSGLEPAIRGVFVYHFSGELLAGGMLEDVKSYLPNEEITKSIRNTISRWKSRESLYPFLGTGKYSITEYEKIKRITFLLETHVILVISMEVEVDHDLVIKKVLQLIKQKI; from the coding sequence ATGAATTACACAAAACTTTGTTCATTAGTTTCAGGTTTAGAACCTGCTATTAGAGGGGTTTTTGTTTATCATTTTAGTGGGGAATTGTTAGCAGGAGGTATGTTAGAGGATGTTAAGTCATATCTACCCAATGAAGAAATTACAAAATCTATTCGCAACACTATCTCACGCTGGAAATCCCGTGAATCTCTTTATCCTTTTTTAGGTACTGGAAAATACTCTATCACTGAATATGAGAAAATAAAAAGAATCACGTTTCTTTTAGAAACACATGTTATTCTTGTTATAAGTATGGAGGTTGAAGTTGATCATGATCTTGTAATTAAAAAAGTACTTCAATTAATTAAGCAAAAAATATGA
- a CDS encoding Lrp/AsnC ligand binding domain-containing protein — translation METAYVLVNCKLGSEESILDSLKYLESVKEVQGTFGVYDIIAKIENSDKDKLRETVTWGIRKLENVRSTLTLMGIEGQN, via the coding sequence GTGGAAACTGCATATGTTTTAGTTAATTGCAAATTAGGTTCTGAGGAGAGTATTCTTGATTCTTTAAAATACTTGGAATCAGTCAAAGAAGTACAGGGAACATTTGGAGTATATGACATTATAGCAAAGATAGAAAATTCAGATAAAGACAAACTTCGAGAAACTGTCACTTGGGGAATACGCAAACTTGAAAATGTACGATCTACGCTTACACTAATGGGAATTGAAGGTCAAAATTAG